One stretch of Chlamydia abortus DNA includes these proteins:
- a CDS encoding polymorphic outer membrane protein middle domain-containing protein has translation MRNSIYGVLILSSFTVSIAFANAENLGSSAGFDGSTGTDQFTAKQSTQAGGTTYNLTADVIIQHVKSTDPANTSCFKNSTGDITFTGANHSLIFEDIVSTAQGAAISTNTDGKTITMSGFNVLSFIAAPQATTGNAAIYGIASITIKENNRLVFDTNHSTAAGGAIHCLKTGATATTLTLEKNASMIFRNNSSATTGGAIHTDHLVLTAGGYTLFENNHATQKGGAISIAGSGELSLSADEGSIIFRGNTYTDAGNRVNNAIYVGANGKFTKLEAKEAQSILFYDPILVEGAAADNLEINKANGATTYTGSIIFSGRHIHSPHKKMKHVSKFTQPLTLAAGSLILEKGAHLEAKSLTQTAGSRIILDQTSSIKVQENVDIKDLWLSLDEFVEPTATHIASSGDAHNVTITGPLGIFADQETFYNHHALAHNVDQELLQLADKDITKISLVDVPESVRENLDAHRGYQGSWTIDWKTVPGSTSGGVTILGTKTATVHWRPTGYIPFGGAQEITTPLVPNTLWGNFSDIRNLERTIESLATNSLCSEGFWATGIKNFLYTQSGEKNFVFQHNNSGYAIGINKHTLSENVFSAAFSQLFGKDRDNAQGQVEHQTLSGSLYAHHVGTIPMLRFLCGDSKQCVPELQASPCIPVIFNAQLSYSHSHNNLTIAHEDQTKTTGNWSNYSVATELGSTFVYTLSKCPSILKNVSPFIKLQGVYSEQRKFTEEGLRRCLFSSTYLANLALPVGIKIQGICPRKLLAYDLSAMYVHDVFRINPETMTLFLIGRLAPWTTPATHLDNKALVVQGSGRFAVRPNIEVFASGNGELRSSSHSYNYDFGAKIHF, from the coding sequence ATGAGAAACTCTATTTATGGGGTTTTAATCCTTTCATCTTTTACTGTATCTATAGCTTTTGCAAACGCTGAAAACTTAGGTTCTTCGGCGGGTTTTGACGGTTCTACAGGGACCGATCAATTTACTGCTAAGCAATCTACACAAGCAGGAGGAACTACCTACAATCTAACTGCAGACGTCATTATCCAACATGTCAAATCCACCGATCCCGCAAATACCAGCTGTTTTAAAAACTCTACTGGCGATATCACATTCACTGGAGCCAACCACTCCTTAATATTTGAAGATATCGTCTCTACAGCTCAAGGAGCTGCTATCAGTACAAATACGGATGGCAAAACCATCACGATGTCTGGGTTTAATGTTCTATCTTTCATTGCTGCTCCCCAAGCTACCACTGGCAATGCGGCTATTTATGGTATCGCTTCTATCACCATCAAAGAAAACAATCGGTTAGTTTTTGACACAAACCACTCTACGGCAGCGGGCGGCGCTATTCATTGTTTAAAGACTGGGGCAACAGCAACAACACTCACTCTAGAGAAGAATGCTTCTATGATCTTTAGGAATAACTCCTCGGCAACTACCGGCGGAGCTATACATACTGATCATCTTGTACTTACAGCTGGAGGGTATACTTTATTTGAAAATAACCATGCCACGCAAAAAGGCGGGGCGATTTCCATTGCGGGTTCTGGGGAGCTGAGTTTATCTGCGGATGAAGGCAGCATTATCTTTAGAGGGAATACCTACACAGACGCAGGGAATAGAGTCAACAATGCGATTTATGTAGGGGCAAATGGGAAATTTACAAAACTCGAAGCGAAAGAAGCACAATCTATTCTATTTTATGATCCTATTCTTGTTGAAGGCGCAGCGGCTGACAACCTAGAAATCAACAAAGCCAATGGAGCCACAACGTATACAGGCTCTATTATTTTTTCAGGCAGGCACATTCATAGTCCTCATAAAAAAATGAAACACGTTTCTAAATTCACGCAGCCTTTGACTCTAGCTGCAGGATCTTTAATTTTAGAAAAAGGTGCGCATTTAGAAGCGAAATCGCTCACACAAACTGCAGGATCTAGAATTATCCTAGATCAAACTTCGAGCATAAAAGTCCAAGAAAACGTGGATATTAAAGACCTGTGGTTAAGCCTTGATGAGTTTGTGGAGCCTACAGCAACACATATCGCCTCTTCAGGAGATGCGCATAACGTCACCATTACAGGTCCTTTGGGGATCTTCGCTGATCAAGAGACTTTTTATAATCACCATGCTCTTGCGCATAACGTCGATCAAGAGCTACTACAGCTTGCTGACAAAGACATCACAAAAATCTCTTTAGTTGATGTTCCTGAATCTGTAAGAGAAAACCTTGACGCCCATCGTGGATATCAAGGCAGTTGGACTATAGATTGGAAAACGGTTCCTGGGTCTACATCTGGAGGGGTCACCATTCTTGGCACGAAAACGGCCACTGTACATTGGAGACCTACAGGATACATTCCTTTTGGTGGTGCGCAAGAAATCACTACACCTTTAGTTCCTAACACGCTATGGGGAAATTTCTCTGATATCCGCAATTTAGAAAGAACTATAGAATCTCTAGCTACGAATTCTCTGTGTTCTGAAGGATTCTGGGCTACAGGAATTAAAAACTTTCTCTATACTCAGAGTGGAGAAAAAAACTTTGTTTTCCAACATAACAATTCTGGCTATGCCATCGGCATAAATAAACATACGCTGTCAGAAAATGTATTTTCTGCAGCATTTTCTCAACTCTTTGGTAAAGATAGAGATAATGCTCAAGGTCAGGTAGAACACCAAACACTTTCAGGATCCTTGTATGCGCATCACGTAGGTACTATACCGATGTTACGTTTCCTCTGTGGTGACTCTAAACAGTGTGTTCCTGAACTGCAAGCATCTCCTTGTATTCCTGTGATCTTCAACGCTCAACTCAGCTATAGCCATAGCCATAACAATCTTACCATTGCTCACGAAGATCAAACAAAAACGACAGGCAACTGGTCGAATTACTCCGTAGCTACAGAATTAGGATCTACATTCGTGTATACTTTGAGTAAATGTCCCTCTATACTCAAAAATGTATCCCCATTTATCAAACTCCAAGGGGTGTATTCTGAACAAAGGAAATTCACAGAAGAAGGTTTGCGTCGCTGCTTATTCTCAAGTACATATTTAGCTAACCTTGCTCTTCCCGTAGGGATAAAAATCCAAGGTATCTGCCCTAGAAAACTTCTTGCCTATGATCTTTCTGCCATGTATGTTCATGATGTCTTCCGCATTAACCCTGAAACTATGACGTTATTCTTAATTGGAAGATTAGCTCCATGGACAACACCAGCGACTCATCTCGATAACAAAGCTCTAGTTGTTCAAGGTTCTGGACGATTCGCTGTTCGACCTAACATCGAAGTCTTTGCCTCAGGCAATGGCGAACTCCGTTCTTCTTCCCATAGTTATAACTATGATTTCGGTGCTAAAATACATTTTTAG
- a CDS encoding polymorphic outer membrane protein middle domain-containing protein has protein sequence MKASFRKFLVSTTLTLPCSFQAFSLEIVVPNGTYNGDLREMFPYTITSNPEGTTAILSGNLNILNLDNSMAATPSSCFFNSAGSMTIIGKGHDVTFTNLRTSVNGAALSSLITSSPESFSYTITGVKTFSCSNCSALLGRNNSNSILSPKGGAVYSKSPIFFKNIQNLIFKDNCAADNGGALWGQVVDISNVTKSLKFLSNVGANGGAIGASTSLNVTRCPSILFRSNSASRLGGAIHSVNPQTPPPPPPPGNGVINTVVNFSDNGSVQFDSNNAKSGGAIYSKGNINFSNNVQLLMQNNTASPEIGDSNEVLGQGGAIYCTQATATKKAAPVFTGLTITNQHDIFFANNFAANAGGAIYGEKVSITSSGRTVFTNNTAKTGGAIYIADNGELSLSADYGNMTFYDNLNTNGGSPKRNAVTLGKGATIKLLAASGDHKLCFYDPIVTTLPEKAPNGSNTLTINPDRGNSAPFTNYIGTVLFSGAHANAESAPNASTIYQKVILGGGKLVLADKASLSVVSFDQQSDSILLMDNGTSLTITEHSYATSSEAVAAAASVVTAAEVSSVTSSTAATAASVTNQANSDGVVSIKDLHINLGSLTQDGEGAKIETKNTSGTITISEHISLDDVSGNAYENHDIFNRNTVTLKVLSLSTAGDNKITESDLQLTPRGDADPQYGYQGSWKLSWENGTNGDAQKKKVLKATWTKTGFVPSPERQASLVPNSLWGAFIDLRSMNALATASCDGFGYGKGLWVAGISNVFHHDRNCVSHGFRRISGGYVIGANSQTLSDSVFGVAFSQVFGKSKDYVVSTTKSQAIAGSAYLSIKRPLSNTIFTTFAARINYSHTNEDMKTRYTFIPEASGNWDNNCWLGEVGGSLPIVLQTTKLHLNQFVPFVNVQIGYAEHGSFREQLAEARSFCSSRLINLAIPCGFKIDRRSHSYPDFYSLAVSYVPDVWRRNPGCTTLLLANGARWKTPATNLDRQGLLIEGSSHTAVNNNIEIFSHGSCELRESSRNYNINVGSKFRF, from the coding sequence ATGAAAGCGTCTTTCCGTAAGTTCTTAGTTTCTACAACGCTGACTCTTCCTTGTTCATTCCAAGCCTTTTCTTTGGAAATTGTAGTTCCTAACGGAACTTATAACGGCGATCTTAGAGAAATGTTTCCCTATACGATAACGTCTAATCCAGAAGGAACAACAGCGATCCTCTCAGGAAACTTGAATATTTTAAATCTCGACAACTCCATGGCGGCAACTCCTTCAAGTTGCTTTTTCAATTCCGCTGGATCAATGACCATTATCGGAAAAGGCCATGATGTAACTTTTACTAATCTTCGCACATCGGTAAACGGTGCTGCTTTAAGCTCTCTTATTACGTCGAGTCCTGAATCGTTCTCTTATACCATCACAGGAGTCAAGACCTTCTCCTGCTCTAATTGTTCCGCATTACTCGGACGTAACAATTCAAACAGTATTCTATCTCCCAAAGGCGGTGCGGTATATTCTAAGTCACCTATATTCTTCAAAAACATCCAAAACTTAATATTTAAGGATAACTGTGCAGCGGACAATGGTGGAGCTCTATGGGGACAAGTAGTTGACATTAGCAATGTAACAAAATCATTAAAGTTTCTAAGTAACGTGGGCGCCAATGGAGGTGCTATAGGAGCTTCTACAAGTCTGAATGTCACGCGTTGCCCATCCATTCTTTTTAGATCCAATTCTGCAAGCAGGCTCGGTGGCGCCATCCACTCCGTGAATCCACAAACCCCGCCACCTCCACCACCTCCTGGAAATGGGGTTATAAACACTGTGGTCAACTTCTCAGACAACGGCTCTGTACAATTTGACTCTAATAACGCTAAATCTGGCGGCGCTATTTACTCTAAAGGGAATATCAACTTCTCGAACAACGTACAATTGCTCATGCAGAACAACACTGCATCTCCTGAAATCGGAGATTCTAATGAAGTATTAGGACAAGGAGGAGCAATTTATTGTACTCAGGCAACGGCAACAAAGAAAGCAGCCCCCGTCTTCACTGGGTTAACTATAACAAACCAACACGATATCTTCTTTGCTAATAACTTCGCAGCAAATGCTGGCGGAGCCATTTATGGAGAAAAAGTTAGCATCACTTCTTCAGGGAGAACGGTGTTTACTAACAATACCGCAAAAACTGGTGGAGCAATCTATATTGCTGATAATGGAGAGCTAAGCCTATCCGCTGACTACGGCAATATGACTTTCTATGACAACCTCAACACCAATGGTGGATCTCCCAAAAGAAATGCCGTTACTCTAGGAAAGGGAGCGACCATTAAATTACTTGCCGCTTCTGGAGATCATAAACTCTGTTTCTATGATCCTATTGTAACTACTCTTCCTGAAAAAGCTCCTAATGGCAGTAACACCCTAACGATCAACCCAGATAGAGGAAATTCTGCTCCCTTTACTAATTATATTGGAACAGTGCTCTTTTCTGGAGCTCATGCAAACGCAGAAAGTGCTCCCAACGCATCAACTATTTATCAAAAAGTGATTCTAGGTGGTGGGAAACTCGTCTTAGCAGATAAGGCTAGCCTATCTGTGGTCTCCTTTGATCAACAATCTGATTCTATCCTCCTCATGGATAATGGGACCTCCTTAACTATTACAGAGCATTCCTATGCTACTTCTAGTGAGGCAGTTGCAGCAGCTGCCTCTGTTGTGACTGCTGCTGAGGTAAGTAGCGTTACCTCGTCGACTGCAGCTACTGCGGCCTCTGTAACCAATCAAGCGAATAGCGACGGAGTTGTTTCCATAAAGGATCTCCATATCAATCTTGGTTCGCTGACACAAGATGGAGAAGGAGCAAAAATTGAAACAAAAAATACAAGTGGTACAATTACAATCTCTGAACACATTTCTTTAGACGATGTTTCTGGGAATGCTTATGAAAATCACGACATCTTCAATCGAAATACAGTCACGCTCAAAGTCCTTTCTCTATCCACAGCAGGTGATAATAAAATCACGGAAAGTGATCTCCAGCTCACCCCAAGAGGAGATGCAGATCCTCAATATGGGTACCAAGGCTCATGGAAACTGAGTTGGGAAAACGGAACAAATGGAGATGCTCAGAAAAAGAAAGTATTAAAAGCTACTTGGACAAAAACTGGATTTGTTCCCAGCCCGGAACGTCAAGCTTCTTTAGTTCCTAATAGCTTATGGGGCGCCTTCATAGATCTACGCTCTATGAACGCACTCGCTACAGCAAGCTGCGACGGCTTTGGCTACGGCAAAGGATTATGGGTAGCGGGAATTTCGAACGTTTTCCATCATGATCGCAATTGTGTATCTCATGGTTTCCGCCGTATTAGTGGTGGCTACGTTATCGGAGCAAATTCACAAACACTATCGGATTCTGTATTTGGAGTAGCTTTCTCTCAGGTATTCGGAAAATCTAAAGACTACGTGGTCTCCACAACAAAATCACAAGCTATAGCAGGTAGTGCTTATCTATCTATAAAACGCCCATTAAGCAACACGATCTTCACTACGTTCGCTGCAAGAATCAACTACAGCCATACGAATGAAGATATGAAAACACGCTATACCTTCATCCCTGAAGCAAGCGGTAATTGGGATAACAATTGCTGGTTAGGAGAAGTAGGTGGAAGCTTGCCTATTGTTTTGCAAACGACTAAATTACACCTAAATCAATTCGTTCCTTTTGTGAACGTTCAGATTGGTTACGCAGAACATGGCTCCTTCAGAGAACAGCTCGCTGAAGCACGATCTTTCTGTTCTTCTCGTTTAATTAACCTAGCGATTCCTTGTGGTTTTAAAATAGATAGACGTTCTCACTCCTACCCGGATTTCTACAGCTTAGCTGTATCCTATGTTCCTGATGTGTGGAGGAGAAACCCCGGATGTACAACGTTATTATTAGCAAACGGAGCTAGGTGGAAAACTCCTGCGACAAACCTGGATAGACAAGGTTTGTTAATTGAAGGGTCTTCTCACACAGCCGTAAATAATAATATTGAAATCTTTAGCCATGGTAGTTGCGAACTACGTGAATCTTCGCGCAATTACAATATAAATGTAGGAAGTAAATTTCGATTCTAA
- a CDS encoding autotransporter outer membrane beta-barrel domain-containing protein yields the protein MTWEDSPTGGSGNEKVANLNWQPLGYIPTMDDTQSYTSLVPNSLWGMVADVTAIQRLIEGEANSATGKDIWGAGLSNFFQGKKTHRNRKFRNFSSGYAVGVSSQSLHNFKFSFGFCQLFGQAKDYGETRIHEKILSGSLYTEYSTELLPILKFLAGTSVFKPKILKQVPEDFQVKFQSQSGYFYGDNSMKVRYSDGTQTHSSWENHCYSGDIGTSITLPIKSKDGLLQKATPFVKVQSVYIYQKGFHEKGLRRRAFSHTYLTNISLPLGIKIHGDSLSKDLHYKLSAAYVGDAYRHNPKNITMPIVTHVVTTPWLTTATNLQRHAAQFACSGDYALTSYIHLFTQGSIELRKSARGYHANAGSSIHF from the coding sequence TTGACCTGGGAGGATTCTCCAACAGGAGGCTCTGGAAATGAAAAGGTTGCGAATTTAAATTGGCAACCCTTAGGGTACATTCCTACTATGGACGATACACAAAGCTACACTTCTTTGGTACCTAACAGTCTCTGGGGTATGGTTGCCGATGTCACAGCAATCCAAAGACTCATCGAAGGTGAAGCCAACTCTGCTACTGGTAAGGATATCTGGGGTGCCGGATTGTCCAACTTCTTTCAAGGAAAGAAAACACATAGAAACCGGAAATTCCGTAATTTTAGCTCTGGCTATGCTGTAGGAGTCAGCTCGCAATCTCTTCATAATTTTAAATTTAGCTTTGGTTTTTGCCAGCTATTTGGACAAGCTAAAGATTATGGAGAGACAAGGATTCATGAAAAAATTCTTTCGGGGTCGCTATATACTGAATATTCTACAGAATTGCTGCCTATTCTAAAATTCCTTGCAGGAACCTCAGTGTTCAAACCGAAAATTTTAAAACAAGTTCCTGAGGATTTCCAAGTCAAATTCCAGTCACAATCTGGGTATTTTTATGGGGATAACTCCATGAAGGTACGCTACTCTGATGGTACACAAACGCACAGCTCCTGGGAAAATCATTGTTATTCAGGAGACATAGGCACATCGATCACTCTACCTATAAAAAGTAAAGATGGCCTTTTGCAAAAGGCCACGCCATTTGTAAAAGTGCAAAGCGTATACATCTATCAAAAAGGCTTCCATGAAAAGGGCTTAAGACGAAGAGCATTTAGTCATACCTATTTGACGAATATCTCTCTACCTTTAGGAATAAAAATTCATGGAGATTCTCTATCTAAAGATCTCCATTATAAACTTTCTGCTGCCTATGTAGGAGATGCTTACCGCCATAATCCTAAAAACATTACGATGCCTATTGTGACCCATGTTGTGACTACACCCTGGTTAACAACAGCGACAAATCTACAAAGACATGCGGCACAATTCGCATGTTCTGGGGATTATGCTTTAACCTCGTATATCCATCTATTTACTCAAGGAAGTATAGAACTACGTAAATCTGCAAGAGGCTACCACGCCAACGCAGGAAGCTCTATCCACTTCTAA
- a CDS encoding polymorphic outer membrane protein middle domain-containing protein, translating into MPLSLRSSSFCFLACLCSSGWVAAQTINQTNLTPPLYDIGEAFYLTSNCFIKDVYGAKFPSSFLGSSSNLTIFGKQRSLTFSQCHAPVKEGASLISAAEALTLSHLSKLVLNENISIGKHGLISGKDITITSSKAVTVTNNRTPYTPVVTESVPTSVTVNCFCGSAVHTTTSLNITKIRNQITFGSNSGNFGAALLNDTNASCNIENNSAAISFSQNFAACGGGAIYDGTVTFKNNSGPIALLGNTAAKGLQSKTPNPAKPIGSGCGGAICVPTKSVSFVDNTGGCNISSNLAQNDGGAIYATTCTFANTSPTYITKNSAKENGGAICAKALTVNAQGPMVFFNNRAQKGGAVYISPTVGNTSDPATSTLSLTAKSGDMVFIGNMLDGRPGVRNAIHMEGDSKVTALNASGLSNLIFHDPITNTGPTNNGKSLHTITVNSPGYSGSVKFTSETLTISEKLNPANTTSSLFGKVVIEDGQLIVTNNAKLKVLGLTAETGRLTLGSGSGIELLSRTNSNPTPDNFTISKLGCDIHSYLNPDYSPAQVHSGTKSVTVSGSLDIVSEDSAELYDNPLLQESLSFPFANFRANSNGPTKDNFTEGPIDVPEHYGYQGVWSSSWTTPLLAPTPNGGIPSGTSNQTLYVVWRPEPTHRAPYILDPERRGEIVSNTLWTSFLATQVFSEALEKNFLNRNEGVLVSAKAIGNYIRQPIHKSHEGFKGRYGGYQASIGINYPDEASIGLAFGQLYGQVKSKPYDTHSTEQISVFAFFGKFLLATENTATNISWEAAYGYAVNHIKTNYLNPITQRTRKSKGRWHNNTYYAAVSVEHPFLTWCTLTRKVAHDFDFSGFISAEFMGGWQNAFAEQGYLPRSFSRGRGHNIALPIGFTSEWHTPFKKAPSTLTLKLAYKPDIYRVNPHNVVTILANNESIPVTGAFISRNGFYLQVHDSVELSQHTTGFVDYVFDSKKSYASHRVITGLQGTF; encoded by the coding sequence ATGCCTCTTTCTTTAAGATCTTCTTCTTTTTGCTTTTTGGCTTGCTTATGCAGCTCGGGGTGGGTTGCTGCCCAAACCATAAATCAAACTAACCTTACACCTCCTTTGTATGATATAGGAGAAGCTTTTTACCTTACCTCTAATTGTTTCATCAAAGATGTCTATGGAGCGAAGTTCCCTTCATCTTTCTTAGGATCGAGTTCGAACCTTACCATATTTGGGAAACAACGTTCATTGACATTTTCACAATGTCATGCCCCTGTAAAAGAAGGTGCTTCATTAATCTCAGCTGCAGAAGCTCTTACCTTATCTCATCTTTCCAAGCTTGTACTTAATGAAAACATCTCTATAGGAAAGCATGGCCTTATCTCAGGAAAAGACATCACGATTACCTCATCAAAAGCAGTAACCGTGACCAATAACAGAACCCCCTACACTCCTGTAGTTACTGAATCTGTGCCTACTTCAGTTACGGTAAACTGTTTTTGTGGCTCTGCAGTTCATACAACAACAAGCTTAAATATTACGAAGATTCGTAATCAAATTACCTTTGGCAGCAACTCTGGAAACTTTGGTGCAGCGCTCCTTAATGATACAAATGCCTCATGCAATATCGAAAATAACTCTGCGGCTATCTCGTTTTCTCAAAACTTTGCTGCTTGCGGCGGTGGAGCTATTTATGATGGAACTGTCACATTTAAAAATAACTCCGGCCCTATTGCCTTATTAGGAAATACCGCAGCCAAAGGTTTGCAATCTAAAACTCCAAATCCTGCTAAACCCATAGGCTCAGGTTGTGGAGGCGCCATTTGTGTACCAACAAAATCCGTGTCTTTTGTAGATAATACTGGCGGTTGTAACATAAGCAGCAACCTCGCTCAAAACGATGGCGGGGCTATTTACGCAACCACATGTACCTTCGCAAATACCTCCCCTACATATATCACGAAAAACTCCGCCAAAGAAAATGGTGGAGCCATTTGTGCCAAAGCCCTGACAGTAAACGCTCAAGGCCCTATGGTGTTCTTCAATAACAGAGCACAAAAAGGCGGAGCTGTTTATATTAGTCCCACTGTTGGCAATACCTCCGATCCTGCGACCTCTACTTTAAGTTTAACAGCAAAATCTGGCGACATGGTCTTTATCGGCAATATGCTCGATGGCCGTCCAGGAGTACGTAACGCGATCCATATGGAGGGAGATAGCAAGGTCACCGCTCTTAATGCTTCCGGCCTCTCCAATTTGATCTTCCATGATCCTATCACAAACACAGGGCCCACTAATAATGGTAAGTCATTACATACAATCACTGTGAACTCTCCGGGTTATTCTGGATCAGTCAAATTTACATCAGAAACTCTGACCATATCAGAGAAGTTAAATCCTGCAAACACGACGTCATCTCTTTTCGGAAAGGTTGTTATCGAAGATGGACAGCTGATTGTAACTAACAACGCTAAGCTGAAAGTGCTTGGTTTAACTGCGGAAACAGGAAGATTAACTTTAGGTTCCGGATCTGGTATTGAGTTATTGTCAAGAACAAACAGTAATCCAACTCCTGACAACTTCACGATTAGCAAATTGGGGTGTGATATACACTCCTACCTAAATCCTGACTATTCTCCAGCTCAGGTACACTCGGGAACTAAATCTGTTACGGTATCCGGCTCTCTAGATATAGTCTCTGAAGATAGCGCTGAACTATACGATAATCCCCTATTACAAGAATCCTTATCTTTTCCTTTTGCTAACTTCAGAGCTAACAGTAATGGTCCAACAAAAGATAACTTCACTGAAGGACCTATCGATGTTCCCGAGCACTACGGCTACCAAGGAGTTTGGTCATCCTCATGGACAACACCTCTACTTGCGCCTACGCCTAACGGAGGTATCCCATCAGGAACAAGTAATCAGACTCTTTATGTTGTATGGAGACCAGAACCCACACATCGTGCTCCTTATATTTTGGATCCCGAACGTCGTGGTGAAATTGTATCGAACACTCTGTGGACTTCCTTCTTAGCAACTCAAGTATTTTCAGAAGCTCTAGAAAAAAACTTCCTCAACCGAAACGAAGGTGTTCTTGTTTCTGCAAAGGCTATAGGCAATTATATCCGCCAGCCTATACACAAGTCTCACGAAGGATTCAAAGGACGATACGGAGGATATCAAGCCTCTATCGGCATCAACTATCCTGACGAAGCTTCTATAGGGCTCGCTTTTGGTCAGCTCTATGGTCAAGTCAAGAGTAAACCTTACGATACTCACAGCACAGAGCAAATCAGTGTGTTCGCTTTCTTTGGAAAGTTTCTCCTTGCTACGGAAAATACTGCCACGAATATCTCCTGGGAAGCCGCTTATGGTTACGCAGTCAACCATATAAAAACCAACTATCTAAATCCTATCACCCAAAGAACTAGAAAATCTAAAGGACGTTGGCACAACAATACCTATTACGCTGCGGTATCGGTAGAACATCCGTTCTTAACCTGGTGCACACTCACACGTAAAGTGGCTCATGATTTTGATTTCTCAGGGTTTATATCTGCAGAATTTATGGGAGGTTGGCAAAATGCATTTGCAGAACAAGGATATCTCCCAAGGAGTTTTTCCCGAGGTCGTGGTCATAACATCGCACTACCTATAGGATTCACTTCAGAATGGCATACACCATTTAAAAAAGCCCCTTCAACACTGACATTAAAACTCGCTTACAAGCCGGATATTTATCGTGTGAATCCTCATAACGTAGTCACCATCCTCGCGAACAACGAAAGCATTCCTGTAACAGGAGCGTTCATTTCCCGTAACGGATTCTATCTACAGGTCCATGACAGTGTAGAACTTTCCCAACATACAACAGGATTTGTAGACTACGTCTTTGATTCAAAAAAATCTTACGCCAGCCATCGTGTCATCACAGGCTTGCAAGGAACATTCTAA